The following proteins are encoded in a genomic region of Syngnathus acus chromosome 22, fSynAcu1.2, whole genome shotgun sequence:
- the sos2 gene encoding son of sevenless homolog 2 isoform X2 produces the protein MQPQQIYDFSSDENSHKWRGLFVQALRKVQKQVHPNLQAKEDALQHIEELILQLLNMLCVAQPRSVQDVEERVQKTFPHPIDKWAIADAQSAIEKRKRRNPLLLPVDKIHPLLKEVLGYRVDYHVSLYIVAVVEYISADILKLAGNYVGNIRHYEISQQDIKVSMCADKVLMDMFDQEDDIGLMSQCTDEPSTSGELTYDDLVRLEIAEERQYLRELDLIIKVFRHHFLSNSKIFTPRDVEVIFSNILDIHELTVKLLGLIEDAVEMTADGSPHPLVGSCFEDLAEEQAFDPYETLSQDILSKVFHEHFNNLMARPTVGLYFQSVAEGFKEAVQYVLPQLMMVPVYHCMHYFELLQQLQERSEDQDDRECLKQAITALLNLQCSVERIYAKQQPRRKPGEPMYRLYSRQIRSKQLAIKRMNEIQKSIDGWEGKDIGQCCSEFILEGPLLRAGAKHERHNFLFDGLMISCKANQSSRLPGSGSGAEYRLKEKFVLRKVRIVDREDSPELRHAFELMGKDENCAVFCARTGEEKAAWMAALVTLQYRSTLDRMLDTELQHEERAHPLRLPSPELYRFAVQDSEENIVFEDKVQSKTGIPIIKAGTVVKLIERLTYHMYADPNFVRTFLTTYRSFCKPQELLTLLIDRIEIPEPEPTEEDRQALWNGDQPMAAELQRFRKEYVQPVQLRVLNVFRQWVEHHFYDFENDPELRTRLEEYIKSKIQLRGKSMRKWVESINKIIRRKLQTQSNGVSHNLTFGSTPPPIEWHICRAGQVDSFDLMTLHPIEIARQLTLLESELYRAVRPSELVGSVWTKEDKEKNSPNLLRMIRHTTNLTLWFEKCIVETMNLEERVAVWTRVIEILQVFQELNNFNGVLEVVSAINSVPVYRLDHTFEAIPERKKRLLEEAVELSQDHFKKYLAKLKSINPPCVPFFGIYLTNILKTEEGNPDFLKRHGKELINFSKRRKVAEITGEIQQYQNQPYCLNVEHDIRRFFENLNPMGNRSEKEFSDYLFNMSMEIEPRNCKQAPRFPRKTTFTLKSPGIRPVRTVNVKALEREPHHKLTFRSIAETDPETPASASVPTSPNTPTPPQSASSDLSSVFMEHDLSSSYGGSNSIFAPVLLPPCKLQSVSCGSLHQLGEELLKPPPLPPRRKDTMSESKSSRSDSPPAIPPRLPPPLPRTQPRTPGYNGPLDGPLPSPPPPPPRDPLPDTPPPVPQRPPEIFINYPFNLQPSPVGRYHWDFGSSPASPNTPPGTPSPRVPRRSCPLSASQNSLCPLPAPIIAAPPVPPRHNSSPQLPKLPPKTYKRELLHGLSLVENSAAGDP, from the exons aTGCAGCCCCAGCAGATCTACGACTTTTCCAGTGACGAGAACAGTCACAAGTGGAGAGGCCTCTTCGTGCAAGCCCTGCGCAAG GTGCAGAAGCAGGTCCACCCCAACCTCCAGGCCAAGGAGGACGCCCTGCAGCACATTGAGGAGCTGATCCTGCAGCTTCTCAACATGCTGTGCGTGGCGCAGCCTCGCTCCGTGCAGGACGTGGAG GAGCGAGTTCAGAAAACCTTTCCCCACCCGATAGACAAGTGGGCCATCGCCGACGCGCAGTCGGCCATCGAGAAGCGGAAGAGGAGGAATCCCTTGCTTCTCCCCGTGGACAAGATCCACCCGTTGCTTAAG GAGGTGCTGGGCTACCGAGTGGACTACCACGTGTCGTTGTACATCGTGGCCGTGGTGGAGTACATATCGGCGGACATTTTGAAGTTGGCAGGCAACTACGTGGGCAACATTCGCCACTACGAGATCAGCCAGCAGGACATCAAAGTATCCATGTGTGCCGACAAG GTGCTGATGGACATGTTCGACCAGGAGGACGACATCGGCCTGATGTCGCAGTGCACCGACGAGCCCTCCACGTCGGGCGAGCTCACGTACGACGACCTGGTGCGGCTGGAGATCGCCGAGGAGCGCCAGTACCTGCGCGAGCTGGACCTCATCATCAAAGTGTTCCGTCACCACTTCCTGTCCAACTCCAAAATCTTCACGCCGCGG GACGTGGAGGTGATCTTCAGCAACATCCTGGACATCCACGAGCTGACGGTCAAGCTGCTCGGCCTCATCGAGGACGCCGTGGAGATGACGGCAGACGGCAGCCCTCACCCTTTGGTGGGCAGTTGCTTCGAGGACCTGGCCGAG GAGCAAGCGTTCGACCCCTACGAGACGCTCTCCCAGGACATCCTCAGCAAAGTCTTCCACGAGCACTTCAACAACCTGATGGCCCGACCCACCGTGGGCCTCTACTTCCAG tcTGTAGCAGAAGGCTTCAAAGAGGCCGTTCAGTACGTCCTTCCGCAGCTGATGATGGTGCCTGTGTACCACTGCATGCACTACTTTGAGCTCCTGCAG CAACTTCAGGAGCGCAGTGAAGACCAGGATGACCGGGAGTGTCTGAAGCAGGCCATCACGGCGCTACTCAACCTCCAGTGCAGCGTGGAACGCATCTATGCCAAGCAGCAGCCACGGCGAAAGCCCGG CGAGCCCATGTACCGCCTGTACAGTCGACAGATTCGTAGCAAGCAGCTAGCCATCAAGCGCATGAACGAGATCCAAAAGAGCATCGACGGCTGGGAGGGCAAGGACATCGGCCAGTGTTGCAGCGAGTTCATCCTGGAGGGCCCGCTGCTGCGCGCCGGCGCCAAACACGAGCGCCACAACTTCCTCTTTGACGGCCTCATGATCAGCTGCAAGGCCAACCAGAGCTCGCGGCTGCCGGGCTCGGGGAGCGGCGCCGAGTACCGCCTGAAGGAGAAGTTTGTGCTGCGCAAAGTGCGCATCGTGGACCGCGAGGACTCGCCGGAGCTGCGGCACGCCTTCGAGCTGATGGGCAAGGACGAGAACTGCGCCGTCTTCTGCGCCCGGACCGGCGAGGAGAAGGCGGCGTGGATGGCGGCGCTGGTCACGCTGCAGTACCGCTCCACGCTGGACCGCATGCTGGACACGGAGCTGCAGCACGAGGAGCGGGCGCACCCGCTCCGGCTGCCCTCGCCGGAGCTTTACCGCTTCGCCGTGCAGGACTCTGAGGAGAACATCGTGTTTGAGGACAAAGTGCAGAGCAAAACGGGCATCCCCATCATCAAAGCGGGCACGGTGGTCAAACTCATCGAGAGGCTCACCTACCACATGTATGCCG aTCCAAACTTTGTGCGCACTTTTTTGACCACGTACCGATCCTTCTGCAAGCCTCAGGAGCTTCTGACACTGCTGATTGACAG GATCGAAATCCCAGAACCGGAGCCCACGGAGGAAGACCGGCAGGCCCTGTGGAACGGCGACCAGCCCATGGCGGCTGAGCTCCAGAGGTTCCGCAAGGAATATGTGCAGCCGGTCCAGCTCAG GGTTCTCAACGTATTCCGTCAGTGGGTGGAGCATCATTTCTATGACTTTGAAAACGACCCCGAGCTGAGGACTCGCTTAGAGGAATACATCAAGAGCAAAATCCAACTGCGAG GCAAGTCCATGCGCAAGTGGGTGGAGTCCATCAACAAGATCATCCGGCGCAAGCTGCAGACGCAGTCCAACGGCGTGAGCCACAACCTCACCTTCGGCAGCACGCCCCCGCCCATCGAGTGGCACATCTGCCGCGCCGGCCAGGTGGACTCCTTCGATCTCATGACCCTGCACCCCATCGAGATCGCCCGGCAGCTGACCCTGCTGGAGTCCGAGCTCTACAG AGCCGTGCGTCCGTCTGAGCTGGTGGGAAGCGTGTGGACCAAAGAGGACAAAGAAAAGAACTCGCCCAACCTGCTCCGGATGATCCGACACACCACCAACCTCACGCTGTGGTTTGAGAA GTGCATCGTGGAGACCATGAACCTGGAGGAGCGCGTGGCGGTGTGGACACGCGTCATCGAGATCCTGCAGGTCTTTCAGGAGCTCAACAACTTCAACGGCGTGCTGGAGGTGGTCAGCGCCATCAACTCGGTCCCGGTCTACCGCCTGGACCACACCTTTGAG gccATACcggagaggaagaagaggctcCTGGAGGAGGCTGTGGAACTGAGTCAAGACCATTTCAAGAAGTACTTAGCCAAACTCAAGTCCATCAACCCGCCCTGTGTGCCTTTCTTTG GGATCTACCTTACCAACATCCTCAAGACGGAGGAGGGCAACCCGGACTTCCTGAAACGCCACGGCAAGGAGCTGATCAACTTCAGCAAGAGGAGGAAAGTGGCGGAAATCACCGGCGAGATCCAGCAGTACCAGAACCAGCCTTACTGCCTTAACGTGGAGCACGACATCAGG CGGTTCTTTGAGAACTTAAACCCGATGGGAAACAGGAGCGAAAAGGAGTTTTCAGACTACTTGTTCAACATGTCCATGGAGATCGAGCCCAGGAACTGCAAACAAGCGCCTCGATTT CCCAGAAAGACGACCTTCACGCTGAAATCGCCCGGGATCCGGCCCGTGCGAACCGTCAACGTGAAGGCCCTGGAGAGGGAGCCGCACCACAAGCTCACCTTCCGGAGCATCGCCGAGACGGACCCCGAGACGCCGGCTTCCGCCTCGGTGCCCACCTCCCCCAACACGCCCACCCCGCCGCAGTCGGCCTCCTCGGACCTCAGCTCGGTCTTCATGGAGCACGACCTCAGCAGCTCCTACGGCG GCTCcaactccatttttgctccggTTCTCCTGCCGCCTTGCA AGTTGCAGTCTGTGTCATGCGGCAGCCTCCACCAGCTGGGGGAGGAGCTCCTCAAACCGCCGCCACTTCCGCCTCGAAGGAAGGACACCATGTCGGAAAGCAAA AGCTCTCGGTCGGACAGCCCCCCCGCCATCCCCCCACGGCTGCCGCCGCCCCTGCCCAGGACGCAGCCGCGGACGCCGGGCTACAACGGCCCCTTGGACGGCCCCCTGCCCAGccctcccccgcctcccccccgGGACCCGCTCCCCGACACGCCGCCGCCCGTGCCCCAGCGGCCCCCGGAGATCTTCATCAACTACCCGTTCAACCTGCAGCCCTCACCCGTGGGCCGCTACCACTGGGACTTCGGCAGCTCGCCCGCTTCGCCCAACACGCCGCCCGGCACGCCCTCGCCGCGTGTCCCCCGCCGGAGCTGCCCGCTCAGCGCCAGCCAGAACAGCCTGTGTCCGCTCCCGGCGCCCATCATCGCCGCCCCGCCCGTGCCCCCTCGCCACAACTCCAGCCCGCAGTTGCCCAAGCTCCCCCCAAAGACGTACAAGCGCGAGCTGCTGCACGGACTTTCGCTGGTGGAAAA
- the sos2 gene encoding son of sevenless homolog 2 isoform X1 has protein sequence MQPQQIYDFSSDENSHKWRGLFVQALRKVQKQVHPNLQAKEDALQHIEELILQLLNMLCVAQPRSVQDVEERVQKTFPHPIDKWAIADAQSAIEKRKRRNPLLLPVDKIHPLLKEVLGYRVDYHVSLYIVAVVEYISADILKLAGNYVGNIRHYEISQQDIKVSMCADKVLMDMFDQEDDIGLMSQCTDEPSTSGELTYDDLVRLEIAEERQYLRELDLIIKVFRHHFLSNSKIFTPRDVEVIFSNILDIHELTVKLLGLIEDAVEMTADGSPHPLVGSCFEDLAEEQAFDPYETLSQDILSKVFHEHFNNLMARPTVGLYFQSVAEGFKEAVQYVLPQLMMVPVYHCMHYFELLQQLQERSEDQDDRECLKQAITALLNLQCSVERIYAKQQPRRKPGEPMYRLYSRQIRSKQLAIKRMNEIQKSIDGWEGKDIGQCCSEFILEGPLLRAGAKHERHNFLFDGLMISCKANQSSRLPGSGSGAEYRLKEKFVLRKVRIVDREDSPELRHAFELMGKDENCAVFCARTGEEKAAWMAALVTLQYRSTLDRMLDTELQHEERAHPLRLPSPELYRFAVQDSEENIVFEDKVQSKTGIPIIKAGTVVKLIERLTYHMYADPNFVRTFLTTYRSFCKPQELLTLLIDRIEIPEPEPTEEDRQALWNGDQPMAAELQRFRKEYVQPVQLRVLNVFRQWVEHHFYDFENDPELRTRLEEYIKSKIQLRGKSMRKWVESINKIIRRKLQTQSNGVSHNLTFGSTPPPIEWHICRAGQVDSFDLMTLHPIEIARQLTLLESELYRAVRPSELVGSVWTKEDKEKNSPNLLRMIRHTTNLTLWFEKCIVETMNLEERVAVWTRVIEILQVFQELNNFNGVLEVVSAINSVPVYRLDHTFEAIPERKKRLLEEAVELSQDHFKKYLAKLKSINPPCVPFFGIYLTNILKTEEGNPDFLKRHGKELINFSKRRKVAEITGEIQQYQNQPYCLNVEHDIRRFFENLNPMGNRSEKEFSDYLFNMSMEIEPRNCKQAPRFPRKTTFTLKSPGIRPVRTVNVKALEREPHHKLTFRSIAETDPETPASASVPTSPNTPTPPQSASSDLSSVFMEHDLSSSYGAGSNSIFAPVLLPPCKLQSVSCGSLHQLGEELLKPPPLPPRRKDTMSESKSSRSDSPPAIPPRLPPPLPRTQPRTPGYNGPLDGPLPSPPPPPPRDPLPDTPPPVPQRPPEIFINYPFNLQPSPVGRYHWDFGSSPASPNTPPGTPSPRVPRRSCPLSASQNSLCPLPAPIIAAPPVPPRHNSSPQLPKLPPKTYKRELLHGLSLVENSAAGDP, from the exons aTGCAGCCCCAGCAGATCTACGACTTTTCCAGTGACGAGAACAGTCACAAGTGGAGAGGCCTCTTCGTGCAAGCCCTGCGCAAG GTGCAGAAGCAGGTCCACCCCAACCTCCAGGCCAAGGAGGACGCCCTGCAGCACATTGAGGAGCTGATCCTGCAGCTTCTCAACATGCTGTGCGTGGCGCAGCCTCGCTCCGTGCAGGACGTGGAG GAGCGAGTTCAGAAAACCTTTCCCCACCCGATAGACAAGTGGGCCATCGCCGACGCGCAGTCGGCCATCGAGAAGCGGAAGAGGAGGAATCCCTTGCTTCTCCCCGTGGACAAGATCCACCCGTTGCTTAAG GAGGTGCTGGGCTACCGAGTGGACTACCACGTGTCGTTGTACATCGTGGCCGTGGTGGAGTACATATCGGCGGACATTTTGAAGTTGGCAGGCAACTACGTGGGCAACATTCGCCACTACGAGATCAGCCAGCAGGACATCAAAGTATCCATGTGTGCCGACAAG GTGCTGATGGACATGTTCGACCAGGAGGACGACATCGGCCTGATGTCGCAGTGCACCGACGAGCCCTCCACGTCGGGCGAGCTCACGTACGACGACCTGGTGCGGCTGGAGATCGCCGAGGAGCGCCAGTACCTGCGCGAGCTGGACCTCATCATCAAAGTGTTCCGTCACCACTTCCTGTCCAACTCCAAAATCTTCACGCCGCGG GACGTGGAGGTGATCTTCAGCAACATCCTGGACATCCACGAGCTGACGGTCAAGCTGCTCGGCCTCATCGAGGACGCCGTGGAGATGACGGCAGACGGCAGCCCTCACCCTTTGGTGGGCAGTTGCTTCGAGGACCTGGCCGAG GAGCAAGCGTTCGACCCCTACGAGACGCTCTCCCAGGACATCCTCAGCAAAGTCTTCCACGAGCACTTCAACAACCTGATGGCCCGACCCACCGTGGGCCTCTACTTCCAG tcTGTAGCAGAAGGCTTCAAAGAGGCCGTTCAGTACGTCCTTCCGCAGCTGATGATGGTGCCTGTGTACCACTGCATGCACTACTTTGAGCTCCTGCAG CAACTTCAGGAGCGCAGTGAAGACCAGGATGACCGGGAGTGTCTGAAGCAGGCCATCACGGCGCTACTCAACCTCCAGTGCAGCGTGGAACGCATCTATGCCAAGCAGCAGCCACGGCGAAAGCCCGG CGAGCCCATGTACCGCCTGTACAGTCGACAGATTCGTAGCAAGCAGCTAGCCATCAAGCGCATGAACGAGATCCAAAAGAGCATCGACGGCTGGGAGGGCAAGGACATCGGCCAGTGTTGCAGCGAGTTCATCCTGGAGGGCCCGCTGCTGCGCGCCGGCGCCAAACACGAGCGCCACAACTTCCTCTTTGACGGCCTCATGATCAGCTGCAAGGCCAACCAGAGCTCGCGGCTGCCGGGCTCGGGGAGCGGCGCCGAGTACCGCCTGAAGGAGAAGTTTGTGCTGCGCAAAGTGCGCATCGTGGACCGCGAGGACTCGCCGGAGCTGCGGCACGCCTTCGAGCTGATGGGCAAGGACGAGAACTGCGCCGTCTTCTGCGCCCGGACCGGCGAGGAGAAGGCGGCGTGGATGGCGGCGCTGGTCACGCTGCAGTACCGCTCCACGCTGGACCGCATGCTGGACACGGAGCTGCAGCACGAGGAGCGGGCGCACCCGCTCCGGCTGCCCTCGCCGGAGCTTTACCGCTTCGCCGTGCAGGACTCTGAGGAGAACATCGTGTTTGAGGACAAAGTGCAGAGCAAAACGGGCATCCCCATCATCAAAGCGGGCACGGTGGTCAAACTCATCGAGAGGCTCACCTACCACATGTATGCCG aTCCAAACTTTGTGCGCACTTTTTTGACCACGTACCGATCCTTCTGCAAGCCTCAGGAGCTTCTGACACTGCTGATTGACAG GATCGAAATCCCAGAACCGGAGCCCACGGAGGAAGACCGGCAGGCCCTGTGGAACGGCGACCAGCCCATGGCGGCTGAGCTCCAGAGGTTCCGCAAGGAATATGTGCAGCCGGTCCAGCTCAG GGTTCTCAACGTATTCCGTCAGTGGGTGGAGCATCATTTCTATGACTTTGAAAACGACCCCGAGCTGAGGACTCGCTTAGAGGAATACATCAAGAGCAAAATCCAACTGCGAG GCAAGTCCATGCGCAAGTGGGTGGAGTCCATCAACAAGATCATCCGGCGCAAGCTGCAGACGCAGTCCAACGGCGTGAGCCACAACCTCACCTTCGGCAGCACGCCCCCGCCCATCGAGTGGCACATCTGCCGCGCCGGCCAGGTGGACTCCTTCGATCTCATGACCCTGCACCCCATCGAGATCGCCCGGCAGCTGACCCTGCTGGAGTCCGAGCTCTACAG AGCCGTGCGTCCGTCTGAGCTGGTGGGAAGCGTGTGGACCAAAGAGGACAAAGAAAAGAACTCGCCCAACCTGCTCCGGATGATCCGACACACCACCAACCTCACGCTGTGGTTTGAGAA GTGCATCGTGGAGACCATGAACCTGGAGGAGCGCGTGGCGGTGTGGACACGCGTCATCGAGATCCTGCAGGTCTTTCAGGAGCTCAACAACTTCAACGGCGTGCTGGAGGTGGTCAGCGCCATCAACTCGGTCCCGGTCTACCGCCTGGACCACACCTTTGAG gccATACcggagaggaagaagaggctcCTGGAGGAGGCTGTGGAACTGAGTCAAGACCATTTCAAGAAGTACTTAGCCAAACTCAAGTCCATCAACCCGCCCTGTGTGCCTTTCTTTG GGATCTACCTTACCAACATCCTCAAGACGGAGGAGGGCAACCCGGACTTCCTGAAACGCCACGGCAAGGAGCTGATCAACTTCAGCAAGAGGAGGAAAGTGGCGGAAATCACCGGCGAGATCCAGCAGTACCAGAACCAGCCTTACTGCCTTAACGTGGAGCACGACATCAGG CGGTTCTTTGAGAACTTAAACCCGATGGGAAACAGGAGCGAAAAGGAGTTTTCAGACTACTTGTTCAACATGTCCATGGAGATCGAGCCCAGGAACTGCAAACAAGCGCCTCGATTT CCCAGAAAGACGACCTTCACGCTGAAATCGCCCGGGATCCGGCCCGTGCGAACCGTCAACGTGAAGGCCCTGGAGAGGGAGCCGCACCACAAGCTCACCTTCCGGAGCATCGCCGAGACGGACCCCGAGACGCCGGCTTCCGCCTCGGTGCCCACCTCCCCCAACACGCCCACCCCGCCGCAGTCGGCCTCCTCGGACCTCAGCTCGGTCTTCATGGAGCACGACCTCAGCAGCTCCTACGGCG CAGGCTCcaactccatttttgctccggTTCTCCTGCCGCCTTGCA AGTTGCAGTCTGTGTCATGCGGCAGCCTCCACCAGCTGGGGGAGGAGCTCCTCAAACCGCCGCCACTTCCGCCTCGAAGGAAGGACACCATGTCGGAAAGCAAA AGCTCTCGGTCGGACAGCCCCCCCGCCATCCCCCCACGGCTGCCGCCGCCCCTGCCCAGGACGCAGCCGCGGACGCCGGGCTACAACGGCCCCTTGGACGGCCCCCTGCCCAGccctcccccgcctcccccccgGGACCCGCTCCCCGACACGCCGCCGCCCGTGCCCCAGCGGCCCCCGGAGATCTTCATCAACTACCCGTTCAACCTGCAGCCCTCACCCGTGGGCCGCTACCACTGGGACTTCGGCAGCTCGCCCGCTTCGCCCAACACGCCGCCCGGCACGCCCTCGCCGCGTGTCCCCCGCCGGAGCTGCCCGCTCAGCGCCAGCCAGAACAGCCTGTGTCCGCTCCCGGCGCCCATCATCGCCGCCCCGCCCGTGCCCCCTCGCCACAACTCCAGCCCGCAGTTGCCCAAGCTCCCCCCAAAGACGTACAAGCGCGAGCTGCTGCACGGACTTTCGCTGGTGGAAAA